The Chlorogloeopsis sp. ULAP01 genome window below encodes:
- a CDS encoding glucokinase, translating to MSLILAGDIGGTKTILRLMEESEGQLLRTISEERYLSGDYADLVPIVQKFLAAIDTPAPQKACFAIAGPVVNNTAKLTNLAWFLDAERLQKQLSIASVSLINDFAAVGYGILGLEPQDLYTLQSGKPNPNAPIAVIGAGTGLGQGFLIKQGSYYQAFPSEGGHTDFAPRTELEFQLLKYLLDKHDIQRVSVERVVSGLGIVSIYEFMRDRKITEESPEIAAIVRTWEQEAGKQEKSVDPGAAIGTAAVQGSDRLCEETMQLFVEAYGAEAGNLALKLLPYGGLYVAGGIAPKILPLIKKGEFLLNFTYKGRMRPLLEEIPVHIVLNQQVGLIGAAIYAARL from the coding sequence ATGTCACTAATATTAGCAGGAGACATCGGCGGAACAAAAACTATTCTGCGACTGATGGAAGAGTCAGAAGGACAGCTTTTACGTACCATAAGCGAGGAACGTTACCTGAGTGGAGATTATGCCGATTTAGTACCGATAGTACAAAAGTTTTTGGCAGCAATTGATACTCCAGCACCTCAAAAAGCGTGTTTTGCGATCGCAGGGCCTGTAGTTAACAATACTGCCAAATTGACTAATTTGGCTTGGTTTTTGGATGCTGAACGTCTCCAAAAACAACTAAGCATTGCTTCTGTCTCTTTGATTAACGATTTTGCTGCCGTTGGCTATGGTATTTTAGGATTAGAACCACAAGATTTATATACTCTCCAATCTGGCAAACCAAATCCAAATGCACCGATTGCGGTGATTGGCGCTGGTACTGGCTTAGGGCAAGGGTTCTTAATCAAACAAGGAAGCTACTATCAAGCTTTTCCTTCCGAAGGTGGGCATACTGACTTTGCCCCTCGTACAGAATTAGAATTTCAACTGTTGAAATATCTATTGGATAAACACGATATCCAGCGCGTTTCTGTAGAAAGAGTTGTTTCGGGTTTAGGAATAGTTTCCATTTACGAATTTATGCGCGATCGCAAAATTACTGAAGAATCACCAGAGATTGCCGCGATCGTCAGAACCTGGGAACAAGAAGCAGGAAAACAAGAAAAAAGCGTTGATCCAGGTGCTGCAATTGGTACAGCTGCCGTACAAGGAAGCGATCGTCTTTGCGAAGAAACAATGCAACTATTCGTAGAAGCTTACGGTGCTGAAGCAGGAAATCTTGCTCTTAAACTTTTACCTTACGGTGGTTTATACGTTGCTGGTGGCATTGCTCCCAAAATTCTACCTCTCATTAAAAAAGGAGAATTTCTTTTGAATTTCACTTACAAAGGCAGAATGCGTCCTCTTTTAGAAGAAATACCAGTGCATATTGTACTAAATCAGCAAGTAGGGCTGATCGGTGCTGCTATCTACGCTGCTAGGTTATAG
- a CDS encoding histidine phosphatase family protein, with product MSQIIWIARHANRLDFVNPEWFITAERRYDPPLSEDGFLQAQQLANRLKQEKITHIFASPFLRTVQTANAVAEVLDLPIKLETGLSEWLNPAWMAEEPKKLSTTQLAELFPRIDVSYTPRIAANYPETHEQVRARSGQTARCLAAEFSPQNILLVGHGASVQGAAMGFVGEIALTEVKASLCSLVKVVRQHPEWFLELKGDTSHLTQVEEFVRFN from the coding sequence ATGAGTCAAATCATCTGGATCGCAAGACACGCCAATCGCCTTGATTTTGTTAACCCAGAGTGGTTTATAACAGCAGAACGACGCTACGATCCACCTTTATCTGAAGATGGTTTTTTGCAAGCACAACAGTTAGCTAACCGCCTAAAGCAAGAAAAAATTACTCACATTTTTGCTTCTCCCTTCCTCCGAACAGTGCAAACGGCGAACGCTGTTGCAGAGGTGCTGGATTTACCAATTAAGTTGGAAACAGGTTTAAGTGAATGGTTGAATCCTGCTTGGATGGCAGAAGAACCCAAAAAACTGTCAACAACGCAATTAGCAGAACTCTTTCCCCGGATTGATGTTAGTTATACGCCGCGCATTGCTGCTAACTATCCCGAAACTCATGAACAAGTACGAGCACGCTCTGGGCAAACAGCTAGATGTCTAGCTGCGGAATTCTCTCCACAAAATATCTTGCTAGTGGGACATGGTGCATCGGTACAAGGTGCAGCAATGGGGTTCGTAGGAGAAATTGCCTTAACAGAAGTTAAAGCTTCTCTGTGCAGCTTAGTAAAAGTTGTACGCCAACACCCAGAATGGTTTTTAGAACTTAAGGGAGATACATCTCACCTTACACAGGTAGAAGAATTTGTTCGGTTTAATTAA